The region TTGACACTCTCTCTGCTAAAGCCATAAGTTTGCTTGCCTATTATTTTTGCTACGACGGCTGATTTAAAAAGTCCTTGCAGATCGATCACTTTGTCAAATTTACCAAGGGTTTTTAGTATCTTGTAGCTTTGTTTAAAGCTTTGTTTAAGCGGTAAAACGACTAGCTCGTCGATAAGCGGATGATCTTTTAAAAGGCTTGCAAAACGAGCATCAACTAGCCAAGTGATATGGGCATTTGGATAGTGCTTTTTGATAAACTGAAGCACAATAGCTGCATGCACGATATCCCCAAGAGCGGAGAGTTTGACGATGGCTATTTTTAGTTGATTTTTGTTTTGCATTGATCACTTTAGATATAAATTTTTGGTATGATTTTAAAAAAAAATGCTTAAAAAAGGGCTAAAATGGCGAAAAGTTACATCTGTGTCTTTGACTGCGAAACGATACCTGATGCAAATTTGATAAGAAAAATTTATGGTATTGACGGGAGCGATGAAGATGTGAGCGTGCAAGCGATGGCGCTACAAAAAGAGGCCAGTGGGAGTGAGTTTTTGCCTGTGATGTTTCATAGAGTAGTCGCAATCTCTGCGGTAATGGCTGATGAGTACGGTAAATTTTTAAAAGTTAGCACGATGGAGGGCAAGGATGAGCGCGAGATCATCGCTAAATTTTTAAAATTTATTAATGACTACAATCCTAGGCTTGTTAGCTTTAATGGCCGTGGCTTTGACCTGCCGATGCTAATGGTGCGTGCGATGCGCTACAACCTAAACGCGGCGGCGTATTACGAGAGCGAAAACAAAGAGCTAAATAAAAATAAATGGGAAAACTATAGAGCCAGATATTCGCCTAAATTTCATCTTGATTTGCTTGATTTTATAAGCGATTTTGGAAGCGTAAGAGGACTAAAGCTTGATACACTTTGTGCTAGCTTAAATTTACCTGGCAAATACGACGTGCACGGCGATCAGGTGCTTGAGCTCTACTACGCAGACGAGCTTGATAAGATCAACGAGTACTGCGAAAGTGACGTGCTTAACACCTACTGGCTCTTTTTGAAATTTGAGCTTTTGCAGGCAAATATCTTGCAAGATGACTATATAAATCACCTAAATGTGATGAGTGAATTTCTAGCCAAACACTGCGCTCACAGAGGATACACCGAGGTCTTTTGCACTGCGATAAGCGACGAACTAGCTAGACTTAATGGCAAGCTTGATTACGAGATAAAGATCCAAAAAGAAGACGATGAAGAATTTGACGATTTTAGCGATCTTGATGGTGTGAAAGATACGCCAGAGCAGTTAAATGAGCGTTTGGCAAGACAAGGGCTTGATGGGCTTTTAAAAAAAGCGAGTGAGGTTGCGTCAGCTGCCAAAAAAGATAAGAGTTTTGCCGAAGAGAAACTACCTGAAATAAATTTGGACGAAGAGTAGAAATTCTATACTTTTAGGCCGTAAAATATCTTTTGCTACTCTATGGAATTAATATCCTGATCCGCGGAATATCATGGGTATTCAAATCCAAATTCATACTCTTTTAAAACTCCATTAGAAAAGATGAATTTCTCGTAATAAAGTGGCATGTCAAATTCTTGTAAGAGGTTGCTCTCGTTTTGCTCAGTGATGTAGGTGACGATAGAGGTGGCATTTTCTTCTTGTAGATCGTTTGGCTTGCCTAGCTTCTTTAAAATTTGGTCTTGTTTGTCACCAAGTTTGATGCCGGAATTTGTAGTAAAATCTTTTATTTTGCTGGAATTTATATAATCTTTAGTTAAATTTTTATCAAAAAATTTGACATTTATCCTTTGGACCTCACCGCTACCACCGCAACAAAAATCGAGCGTCATTATCTGTGTTCTTGATAAATTTATGAAGCTTGCCTTTTCGCCGTCTAAGAAATATTTAATTTTTTTAGATGATAAATTACTTGTAGGTAAAATTTTACCTACTTTGATTTTGTCTATGCTTGTTGTGCGCGGTAAATTTTCACTAGCTGTTAAATTTAGAAAACCTAAAATTAGAGATAGTATTAAAAAATGTTTCATTGCAATTTTATTCATCTTTATTAAAGTCGCTCCAGCCGTTGCCAAGATATTTTGGGTTCGGACTAAATTCTCCAGCCCCTATGTCAAGATCGCCGCTATTTGGTATCCTGTAATGCCCCCATGCACACGGCCTTGTTTGCATCTTACCCACCTCGCACTCTCCACAAAATAAATTATTTGCGTACAAATCCTCATCTTCTGATATATCGTCGTATAACAATTTTTTATCGTTGTCAATGTACCATCTTGTTAGCATGCAGCCTTTAGCTTGAAATTTTTCTGTTTCACCTTTTAGAGAATAGGTCGCTAAGGCTATGCCTTGGGCATTTATTTTGCCTTTCATAAAATCATCAACGCCGTAGTTAAAATTTGTATATTTTCTTATTTCAGATATTTTAATTTCGCCGTTAAATGATTGAGTTTTTCCGGCTATTTTGTAGTTGCCAGATACTACATATTTTGGCCTTGATATCTTTTTAATGCTATCAAAATTTATATGTAGTCTGTGATAATTAGCTCCGATATAACCCAAAAATTTTATACGCTTGTCAGCTAAAATGTTAGAAAAATCAAAATCGTCAAATTTGTCTTGTTTGGCAAAATGTGCTTTATTATCCAAAAAGCCATTAAAACACTTCTCGGTGGTTTGCTCTGCAAAAAGAGAAGGCGACATAAATACCATTAGCCATAAAAGAA is a window of Campylobacter concisus DNA encoding:
- a CDS encoding 3'-5' exonuclease, which translates into the protein MAKSYICVFDCETIPDANLIRKIYGIDGSDEDVSVQAMALQKEASGSEFLPVMFHRVVAISAVMADEYGKFLKVSTMEGKDEREIIAKFLKFINDYNPRLVSFNGRGFDLPMLMVRAMRYNLNAAAYYESENKELNKNKWENYRARYSPKFHLDLLDFISDFGSVRGLKLDTLCASLNLPGKYDVHGDQVLELYYADELDKINEYCESDVLNTYWLFLKFELLQANILQDDYINHLNVMSEFLAKHCAHRGYTEVFCTAISDELARLNGKLDYEIKIQKEDDEEFDDFSDLDGVKDTPEQLNERLARQGLDGLLKKASEVASAAKKDKSFAEEKLPEINLDEE